The region GGTAACGGCACCCCCCCCTGCCGCTGTACAACCCATTGCGCCCCCTGTGCCCGTCAAGGTGGCACGCTCAATTATCAGTCCACCGTTACCTAGTTCTCTTGACTTACCCCCTCTACCCAACGCCGATCGCTTCCTGCCAAGCCTAACTACGAACTTTATTTGGCCGGCGCGGGGGGTGTTGACCTCTGGCTTTGGCCCCCGCTGGGGACGGATGCACCGGGGGATTGATATTGCAGCTCCCATTGGCACGCCCATTTATGCTGCTGCCGCCGGTGTGGTCACCTACTCCCAGTGGAACTCTGGTGGCTACGGCAATCTTGTGGAAATTCGCCACGCCGATGGGACGCTGACGCTCTACGCCCACAACCATCGCAACTTGGTACGTGTGGGTCAATACGTTGAGCAGGGGCAGCAGATTGCTGAAATGGGCAGTACTGGCCGCAGCACAGGCCCCCACGTCCACTTTGAAGTGCATCCCCAAGGGCAGGGTGCTGTTAACCCAATGATCTTCCTGCAACGCAGCCAAGGGTAGTCATTGACGGTCTATTTTGTGGGTGCGGGGTTAGGTACCCCTAGCTCTCTCACACTCGAAGCATGGACCTGCCTACAGCAAGCGCAGGTGGTTCTTTATGATGCCCTGCTCTCCCCTAGCCTTCTTGAACTCACCCCCGCTGATTGCTTACGGGTGGCGGTGGGCAAACGCGCAGGAGCTGAGGCCATTCCCCAATTGGAAATCAACCGCCTTTTAGTGGCCTACGGCCAGCAGTATCAGCGGGTTGTTCGCCTCAAAAGTGGCGATCCGGGGCTGTTTGGCCGTTTGCATCAGGAACTTGAGGCTGTCTTGGGGGCAGGTTTAGAGGCGGTGGTGATTGCAGGGGTGTCTTCAGCGCTGGCGGCACCTTTATTGGCTGGTATCTGTGTGACAGCAAAGGACGTGAGTCAGTCCGTAGCTATTCTGTCGGGGCATGCGCCAGAGACACTTCCTTGGCCAGCGATCGCCCGAATGGAGACGCTGATTTTTTTGATGGCCACCCGTTCCCTGCGATATATTGCCGAGGCATTGCTGCGGCAGGGGCGATCGCCCACGGAGGGATTGGCGATTCTGCAGTGGGCTGGGCAACCCCAGCAACAATTCTGGTTTGGCACCCTAGAGAGCTATCTGCAGTCGCCGCAGTTTCCAGACATGGCTCCTGCAGTCGTTGTCATTGGGGCGATCGCCCGAAAACGCTACCCTTTGGCTAGTCTAGATCTGGTCTTCCCTGAATTTTTAAGGATTTCCCCATCATCGATGTCTGCACTCCACGGCAAAACCATTCTCGTCACTCGTGCGGCAGCCCAAGCAAGTGATTTTACTCAACAACTGACAGCCGCCGGTGCCACCGTTTTAGAAATGCCGACACTGGAAATCGTGCCTCCCAGTTCTTGGCAGCCCCTCGATCAGGCCCTGGCACAACTCGATACCTTTGACTGGCTAATTCTGACTTCCCACAATGCCGTTACGTTTTTTATGAAACGGTTACACAGTCATGGCAAGGATAGCCGTGCCCTCGCAGGCCTGAAGATTGCTGTCGTCGGTGAAAAAACTGCCCAAACCCTTAACCGTTACGGCCTAGTGGCTGACTTCACCCCCAGGGAATTTGTCGCCGATGCCCTCGTAGTAGAATTCCCAGAGCCCGTTGCAGGGTTGCGTTTTCTTTTTCCACGGGTTGAAAAGGGCGGACGACCCGTTCTAGGGGAGGCCTTCACGGCGGCTGGGGCTGAGGTTGTTGAGGTGCCCGCCTACAATTCACGCTGCCCCCAAACTGTTGATGCCCCAGTCTTAGCAGCGCTGCAAGCGGGTCAAGTGGATATAGTCACGTTTACCAGTTCTAAGACGGTGAAACACTTTTGCCAATTAGTGGGCCCTCAGGCGGCAGAGTTACTTCAGAATGTGCAGATTGCTAGTATCGGGCCGCAAACCTCCCAAACGTGCCGTGAACTCTTGGGACGAGTGGACACTGAAGCAACAGAGCATACCCTGGAGGGACTCCTTCAGGCATTATTGCGGATAACTTAGGGCCTGGGGATGAAGAAGGTCCCGCAATCCGTTAGTGTGAAAAAAGAACTGTTGTAAGGCACCTGTGGAGCATGACACACGCAACCGATGTGTTGACTCTTGGCCGTTGGATGGCGGCGGATTTTAGTAACCAAGCGCAAGCCTTTGAGAATCCTCCCTTCTATGCCCATATTCGGGTCTGTATGCGCCCCCTTCCCAGGGGTGTTCTGGAGGGTATTGCCCTTTATGTGGAACAGGCCTATGACTATCTCCTCAGCGTTCCCTACCGTACACGGGTTTTGGAACTAATGCCCGCTAATGATCACATTGTCATTAAAAATTATGTGCTCAAGGATGAAAAACGCTTCTTTGGGGCAGCTCGCGATCGCCAGCGGCTTCAGGCCATGACAGCCGATGATCTTGAACTCCTCTGTGGCTGCAATATGCTCACCTACTGGACAGGACATAGTTTTCGCGGTGAAGTGGAGCCGGGAAAAGCCTGTAAAGTCGTGCGTAAGGGACGGGAAACCTATCTCGATAGCACCTTTGAAATTGATGGCGATCGCTTCATTAGCCACGATCGCGGACGAGATCCAGAAACCGACGAGCACGTTTGGGGCTCCGTAGCCGGCCCCTTTCACTTTGTACGCTGGCAAAGCTTTGCCGATGAAGTTATGGCCTAGGGGGTTTGCCAATCTGGTAAGGGCTTGCCTTGGTAATACAGGCGAAAGAGTCCCCAAGATCCCAGGGCGATCGCGACCAAACTAACCACTTGGGCAATTCGCAGGGGGCCTAACATCAGACTATCCATGCGTAGCCCCTCAATCCAAAAGCGCCCCAAGCTGTAGGCAATGGCATAGACCATCAAGAGGGTCCCCGGTTTTTGATAGCGAGGTTGACGAAAGAGCCACAACAGGAGAAGAAAAACCCCAACATTCCAAAGGGACTCATAGAGAAACGTGGGGTGGTAATAGGCTGTGTTAATTAGCTCAGGGGGACGCTGCGGCACAGGAATATAGAGTTTCCAGGGCAAATCCGTGGGGGCACCAAACGCCTCAGAGTTGAAAAAATTACCCCAGCGACCAATGGCCTGTCCCAAAATCAATGAAGGGGCAACAACATCCGCCACTTGCCAAAAGGAAAGCCGCTGCACATAGGTAAAGATAGCCATCGCCACTATGCCACCTAGGATGGCACCGTGAATCGCAATGCCCCCTTTCCAAATTTGAACCACTTGATCTAGGTGTTTTTGATAAAAGCCCCAGTTAAAGGCGACATAATAGAGCCGTGCAGCGGGAATAGCCGCAACCACAAGCCAAATGGATAGATCCGCAATCTGCTCAGGATCAATCTGCCGCTGGCGTGCTAGACGTTGGCTTAGCCAAATGCCAATAAAAACGGCGACAGCAATCAACAACCCGTACCACCGCAGGGTAATAAACCCTAACTCAAGGGTGGCACCGGGGGATTGAAAAGCGGCGATCATGCCTAGAGCGGGTTCTAAAGGGCGCGAGCCGTCTGAATGACAGTGGCAAAGGCAGGGGCATCCAGCACCGCCAATTGAGCCAGCATTTTACGATTCAGTTGAATATCTGCTTTTTTCAGGGCCCCCATGAGTTGACTGTAGCTCATGCCATATTGACGCGCAGCAGCGTTAATGCGGGCAATCCAGAGCCGCCGAAAATCCCGTTTGCGCCGCCGGCGATCGCGATAGGCATTGCACAGGGCCTTCATGACGACTTGATTAGCCGTGCGGAAGAGCTTCGAGTGCCCTGCCCGATAGCCCTTGGCGAGCTTGAGAATTTTTTTACGCCGTTTGCGGGCAACGTTACCCCGCTTAACCCTTGCCATAGTTCAACTTCACCCTTGAAAAAACTGAGAATTTATTAATTAAGCATAGGGAAGCATCAGCGATACTCGCTCAACATCCCGTGGATCAACCAGGGCTTTATGGGAAAGACGATTCTTGCGATCGCTCCCCTTATGTTCGAGTAAGTGATTTTTGTTGGCCTTGCGGCGGACAAACTTACCACTGCCCGTTGTCCGAAATCGTTTGGCAGCAGCGCGACGTGTTTTTAGCTTTGGCATAGCCTTGCCCTATTTTAGACACAGCTAACTAGTGTACTATTTTGAAGAGAGTCTTGGCAAGCTGCATGGAACTGGAGTTTATTCCTGTCGAAGAGTTTTATTTTGCCCTGACATTGGCCATGCGCACCCTAGAAGATTTAGGCGATGCGGCATTGGTGGAGCGGGTGCGATCGCGCTTGTATGAGCGGTTTGGGCAAGCCTCGACGGTTGCGGCTGCCAAGCAGAACACATTTAACTATGTCTTTCGAGTCAAGGGGGTTGACAATAGTCCAGCACCGCGGTTAATCCTTTCGATTGCCGACTGGCAGGGGAAAATCCGCCTCAGCAGTGACTACGGCTGGACCTTGGATGCACAGCGCAAAACCATCCGCACTGAGAAATTTGGCGATCGCCCCCAATTTTGCCAACAGGTGAAAGCCCACTTGGCTCAGTGGCTGGAACTGCCGGAATTTCTTGAGGCCTAAATGGTTGACCTAGAGACCGCCCTTGACACAGCCATTAAAACTTGGTCGGTGGTGCACACCCTCTTTTTGCCCCCGGATCGGGTGGTGGAGGCACTGGGCGTCCTTGAGCAACGAGCCGATGTCCATGGCCTGGCCTGGGGAGGTTATCCTCAAGCAGAACGCTGTCGGTTGGCGATCGCCCCCGTCGAACTTCCCCTTGAGGGGCAACAGCCCCCCCTTGCCTTAGGGCGAATCACAGGCAACTTTCTCTTCGATCCAGCCACCTACAGTGATTTTGAGGGCGCGATCGCCAGTGTCGGTCTCGATGAAGGGGATTATGGGGATGTGATTCTCTTGGGAGAACGGGGGGCACAGGTTATTCTCATCCCTGAGAAAGTCTCCACCCTACAAAAAGAGTTAAAGCAAGTGCGCACAGTACCAGTGACCGTTGATCTCTGTGACTGGTCAGAACTGGCCGTAGCGCCTCCCCAACGGAAATCCCTCAGTACCGTCGAAGCATCATTGCGCTTGGATGCGGTAGCCTCAGCCGGCTTCGGGGTTTCCCGCAGTAAAATGAGCGAGTGGATTAGCCAAGGACTGGTACGAGTCAACTGGCAGGTGGTGCAGCAACCGCGGTATCTCCTTAAGGTCAACGACCTCATTGCCATCCGCGGCAAAGGACAACTGCGGATTCAAGAAATTCAACTCACCAAGAAAGAACGCTACCGCATTCAGATGGAGCGCACTCGCTAAGGGAATGGATCTACTGCTATCGAAATTGCTGCCACCCCTGCTGTATCCATTGCCTTTGGCCTGTTGGGCGCTAGTTTTTGCCATTGTGCGCTTTTGGCGTGCCCCAAAACAGGCGGCGATCGCCCTGGTGATTGCCCTAACTATTTTGCTCCTGAGTGGGAATGACTATGTAGCCGCAACCCTGATTGCTTCCCTAGAGCGGCAGTATTTACCCCCTCATCCGATGCCCAAAGCGGCTGCGATCGTTGTTCTCGGTGGGGCTGTGGTCCCACAAACGGCGCCGCGACCTTGGGTAGAAGTCACGGAAGGGGGCGATCGCATTCTCTACGGTGCTCACCTCTTCCGTCAGGGCTCTGACCCCTACCTAATCCTCAGTGGGGGGCGTATTAACTGGCTCGGCGAAACCTTTCAGCAAGCAGAAGCCGTGGATATGGCAGAAATTGCGACCACCTGTGGCGTGCCAAGGGACAAGATCCTGCTGGAGACCAGCTCCCTGAATACCTACCAAAATGCTGTGAACGTCAAAGCGCTTCTTGAGAAGCATCAAATGCAGGGGAAGTTGCTCCTGGTGACATCCGCCTACCACATGCCCCGCGCCGTCGCCATTTTTCGCCGCTTAGGGATGGATGTGATCCCGGCGCCAACGGACTATCGGTACCCGACGATCGCGCGATCGCCCACCTGGCAAAACCTGCTCCTTAGCCTGATCCCCAATCCCTACAACGTGGACATCACCACCATTGCCCTGCGGGAATATCAAGGTCTTCTCATCTATAGGCTGCGCGGTTGGCTTTAGAGAGCTTGGGCACACAGAAAGGCCTGACACGCCTCCACAAAGGCAGGGGTTGACTCATAGGGCAGGACATTGCGCCCCGGAATGACCTCCCCTTGCACATTGGGAAATGTCTTGGCGTAAAACTCTAGGCGTTCTTCAGGCGATTCAGCCCCACCATCGCGACTGATACTAGAGGCTTGATCCCCCATCACCACAAGCACTGGTTGACGAATATCCCGCATTTTCTGACGGTAATCCCGCCGCCAAAACCCCGAGAGGAAAGAGTACACGGCATGGCGACTCTCAAGATCAGCAGCACCCGCCGCCAGCATTCCCAGCCATTCCTCATCCACATCCTCCCCCTTCGCAAACAGTTGATTGATTGAAAACCGACGCAGAAAACTTTTCTGACGCGCATAGAGATAGAAGGCGCGACCCAACGGCGAGTCAAAAAGATTCCAGCGCACCTTCTGCCACCTCGGCTCAGTATTTTCAGACACCAAAGCAGGCGCAGGTGGGCCACTGAGGATCAGTGCTCTTACTAGTTGGGGATCAAAATGTACCAGCTCCATCGCTACGGGAAACAATGCCCCTTGAACAACGAGGATCACTGGTTGCCGGATCTCAGATGTGACCAGGAAATGTAACTGAGCTGCCCAATCTTCCGGATAATAGGCGCAATGGGGCAAGTCACTCTGGCCGCAGCCCAGTAAATCAGGAATGTAAAATGAATAAGTTGCCCCTTGAGATTGCCAATAGCTGACACAGCGGTCCCAAAACTGCCCAGAGAGCCCCACGCCCACGGGATGGATAAAGAGAATGGGGGAGCGTCCTGTTTGAGAACTGAAGCGATAGGCACAGGAAAAGCCCTGCCACTGATAGATTTTAGAGATGAATGACGGCATTGCAAACAATCCTTAGAATGTCTCCCTCGCCCAGATTGAAGGTCTAAACTGAACCCAGCAGATAAGTGATCTTGCGGGCACAAAGGGTTGATCCCCAACATGCAAGAGCATTTTAAACAAACTTTTACCTTCTCTTAACTTCATCCCCTAAGTCTTTTGACTATGCTGGCAATGGGGATATTGCAGCGGCTTACCCCTTGGAAACCTGTGGGTAACCGCCACCCCGAAACTACTCTACACCGTAAAGCGTTGTTTACTCCGCTAGGAAACATTACCATGTTGACATCTGCAAAACGCTATGCCCCTCTGGGGGTCCTTGCCGCTGTGGCGGCTTTTTCCGCTAGCCTGATACCCGCTGCCTTGTCTCAGGGAACTCCCACGATTCGTATTGATGGCTCTAGCACGGTCTATCCCCTTACTGAAGCGGCTGCCGAAGCTTTTCAAAAAGCTGAAGGGGGCAAAATCCGTGTTACCGTAGGTATTTCCGGTACCGGTGGTGGCTTCAAGAAGTTCTGCCGCGGGGAAACCGATATCTCCAACGCTTCCCGGCCCATTTTGGCAAAAGAGATGGCAGCCTGTAAAGCAGCTGGCATCCAGTATATCGAGCTGCCCGTTGCCTATGATGCGCTCACTGTGGTGGTGAACCCCCAAAATACATGGGCTAAAAGTCTGACTGTTGCTGAATTGAAAAGGATTTGGGAGCCAAACTCTAAAATCAACAACTGGAGCCAAGTGCGCCAAGGCTTTCCGAATATCCCCTTGAAACTCTTTGGTGCAGGGGCGGATTCCGGTACCTTTGACTACTTCACCGAGGCCATCAACGGCAAGTCCAAAGTTAGTCGTAAGGATTACACTGCCAGTGAGGATGATAATGTCCTCGTCCAAGGGGTATCCCGTGAACGGGGAGCCCTGGGCTACTTCGGCTATGCCTACTATGCGGAAAACAAAAATAAGCTTAAAGCCGTGAGCATTGACAATGGCAAAGGTCCGGTGGCGCCCTCTGAGAAAACAGTGATTGATGGTACCTATCAACCCCTCTCCCGGCCCATCTTTATCTATGTCAACGCCAAAGCTGCACAACGTCCTGAGGTGAAAAAATTTATCACCTACTACCTGAACAATGGCGTTGCAATGGCAAAGAAAGTTAAGTATGTTCCTCTTCCCACTAGTGCCTACAAGACGATTCTGGCCAACTTCAACAGGAATCGCATTGGCACAGTTTTTGGCGGTCAAGAGGCAGTGGGTCTCACCATCAAGCAGTTGCTGAGTCGAGAGGCCAAGGAGTAGTCTAAGATCAGGGGAAGAAAAAAAGACTTGCGCTTTCTTCCCCGTTTGCCGTTTCAAAATTCCACCTATGGCTGATCAACCTTTAGCTCCACGCATTGAACTGCCTATTCCGGCAAAGGCTAGGCAAAAGCGCATCTGGGTAGAGCGAATTATCGGCAGTCTCCTCTTTGTGGCGGCCTTCTCTTC is a window of Thermosynechococcus vestitus BP-1 DNA encoding:
- the cobA gene encoding uroporphyrinogen-III C-methyltransferase: MTVYFVGAGLGTPSSLTLEAWTCLQQAQVVLYDALLSPSLLELTPADCLRVAVGKRAGAEAIPQLEINRLLVAYGQQYQRVVRLKSGDPGLFGRLHQELEAVLGAGLEAVVIAGVSSALAAPLLAGICVTAKDVSQSVAILSGHAPETLPWPAIARMETLIFLMATRSLRYIAEALLRQGRSPTEGLAILQWAGQPQQQFWFGTLESYLQSPQFPDMAPAVVVIGAIARKRYPLASLDLVFPEFLRISPSSMSALHGKTILVTRAAAQASDFTQQLTAAGATVLEMPTLEIVPPSSWQPLDQALAQLDTFDWLILTSHNAVTFFMKRLHSHGKDSRALAGLKIAVVGEKTAQTLNRYGLVADFTPREFVADALVVEFPEPVAGLRFLFPRVEKGGRPVLGEAFTAAGAEVVEVPAYNSRCPQTVDAPVLAALQAGQVDIVTFTSSKTVKHFCQLVGPQAAELLQNVQIASIGPQTSQTCRELLGRVDTEATEHTLEGLLQALLRIT
- a CDS encoding alpha/beta fold hydrolase — its product is MPSFISKIYQWQGFSCAYRFSSQTGRSPILFIHPVGVGLSGQFWDRCVSYWQSQGATYSFYIPDLLGCGQSDLPHCAYYPEDWAAQLHFLVTSEIRQPVILVVQGALFPVAMELVHFDPQLVRALILSGPPAPALVSENTEPRWQKVRWNLFDSPLGRAFYLYARQKSFLRRFSINQLFAKGEDVDEEWLGMLAAGAADLESRHAVYSFLSGFWRRDYRQKMRDIRQPVLVVMGDQASSISRDGGAESPEERLEFYAKTFPNVQGEVIPGRNVLPYESTPAFVEACQAFLCAQAL
- the lgt gene encoding prolipoprotein diacylglyceryl transferase produces the protein MIAAFQSPGATLELGFITLRWYGLLIAVAVFIGIWLSQRLARQRQIDPEQIADLSIWLVVAAIPAARLYYVAFNWGFYQKHLDQVVQIWKGGIAIHGAILGGIVAMAIFTYVQRLSFWQVADVVAPSLILGQAIGRWGNFFNSEAFGAPTDLPWKLYIPVPQRPPELINTAYYHPTFLYESLWNVGVFLLLLWLFRQPRYQKPGTLLMVYAIAYSLGRFWIEGLRMDSLMLGPLRIAQVVSLVAIALGSWGLFRLYYQGKPLPDWQTP
- the rpmI gene encoding 50S ribosomal protein L35, whose product is MPKLKTRRAAAKRFRTTGSGKFVRRKANKNHLLEHKGSDRKNRLSHKALVDPRDVERVSLMLPYA
- a CDS encoding photosystem II S4 domain protein is translated as MVDLETALDTAIKTWSVVHTLFLPPDRVVEALGVLEQRADVHGLAWGGYPQAERCRLAIAPVELPLEGQQPPLALGRITGNFLFDPATYSDFEGAIASVGLDEGDYGDVILLGERGAQVILIPEKVSTLQKELKQVRTVPVTVDLCDWSELAVAPPQRKSLSTVEASLRLDAVASAGFGVSRSKMSEWISQGLVRVNWQVVQQPRYLLKVNDLIAIRGKGQLRIQEIQLTKKERYRIQMERTR
- a CDS encoding PstS family phosphate ABC transporter substrate-binding protein — its product is MLTSAKRYAPLGVLAAVAAFSASLIPAALSQGTPTIRIDGSSTVYPLTEAAAEAFQKAEGGKIRVTVGISGTGGGFKKFCRGETDISNASRPILAKEMAACKAAGIQYIELPVAYDALTVVVNPQNTWAKSLTVAELKRIWEPNSKINNWSQVRQGFPNIPLKLFGAGADSGTFDYFTEAINGKSKVSRKDYTASEDDNVLVQGVSRERGALGYFGYAYYAENKNKLKAVSIDNGKGPVAPSEKTVIDGTYQPLSRPIFIYVNAKAAQRPEVKKFITYYLNNGVAMAKKVKYVPLPTSAYKTILANFNRNRIGTVFGGQEAVGLTIKQLLSREAKE
- a CDS encoding chromophore lyase CpcT/CpeT, which translates into the protein MTHATDVLTLGRWMAADFSNQAQAFENPPFYAHIRVCMRPLPRGVLEGIALYVEQAYDYLLSVPYRTRVLELMPANDHIVIKNYVLKDEKRFFGAARDRQRLQAMTADDLELLCGCNMLTYWTGHSFRGEVEPGKACKVVRKGRETYLDSTFEIDGDRFISHDRGRDPETDEHVWGSVAGPFHFVRWQSFADEVMA
- a CDS encoding YdcF family protein, which encodes MDLLLSKLLPPLLYPLPLACWALVFAIVRFWRAPKQAAIALVIALTILLLSGNDYVAATLIASLERQYLPPHPMPKAAAIVVLGGAVVPQTAPRPWVEVTEGGDRILYGAHLFRQGSDPYLILSGGRINWLGETFQQAEAVDMAEIATTCGVPRDKILLETSSLNTYQNAVNVKALLEKHQMQGKLLLVTSAYHMPRAVAIFRRLGMDVIPAPTDYRYPTIARSPTWQNLLLSLIPNPYNVDITTIALREYQGLLIYRLRGWL
- the rplT gene encoding 50S ribosomal protein L20 — translated: MARVKRGNVARKRRKKILKLAKGYRAGHSKLFRTANQVVMKALCNAYRDRRRRKRDFRRLWIARINAAARQYGMSYSQLMGALKKADIQLNRKMLAQLAVLDAPAFATVIQTARAL